From Polaribacter butkevichii, a single genomic window includes:
- a CDS encoding family 78 glycoside hydrolase catalytic domain produces MKQQYFYYIVSFLTLSIFISCDKPEISKPIELTVSEGFKNPIGFYNNKPTFSWVLPVSENVKSQSAYQIVAASTPSLLPDNPDIWDSKKQVKNQSTWINYKGKPLQSRQKVYWQVRYWNQDKTASAWSAINTFELGLLNNKDWKAKWAGLDTAKDSIKGVRKFLMHRPQYLRKGFEVSKEVESARLYITAKGIFDVHLNGKNVSDDVMPPGWTPYNHRIETLTYDVTTLLETGKNAIAVALASGWHSGRISRGKALYENFASPKILCQLEITLKDGSKQIIISDESWKGTTNGPIRLAGIYDGETYDANLEIPNWSAANFNDATWQNTEIDAVVDSVKLAPKRHTTVKQKLLISNVEVVSVKENIAIFNLKQNMVGVPKVKVPMKKGDTLKIRFSEMLLSDGSFYTTNYRSAQSTDYYIAAADGIINYTPKFTFHGFQFVELSGFDKQAKPDSTWVQGLVQHSDFEVNGTFTSSHEKLNQLQSNITWGLRDNFFDVPTDCPQRDERLGWTGDAQVISPTAMFNFKTHAFWTAWLQSMRETQSEHKDGLIPFIIPDVLQNNNASSGWGDAGVIIPWDIYNITGDISVLQENYEMSKKWVGYYQSKAKNYISYVHSFADWLQPYPEKTGKIGNRGDTPKEFINTAYFAHSAHLLSKIASVLGKTEDEKKYKNLYKEIANAFENKFFDENGMFINTKQTQTSYLLAIHFNLLKPETKVKAQKHLLEVLKKADYHLGTGFLGTPILPKVLDDMGEIDLMYKILFKETYPSWFYSINQGATTMWERWNSFSKADGFNPQSMNSLNHYAYGAVGQWMYERIAGIASLAPGYKKIRIAPIPNKRLSSASASLNTSYGEVSSAWKIENKTFQLDVVIPPNTTAEVHIPLGNLEELLVNGSAIKENINIKLLNTDKESLVILVNSGTYKFQNKF; encoded by the coding sequence ATGAAGCAGCAATATTTTTATTACATAGTTAGTTTTCTAACCCTATCAATTTTTATTTCATGTGACAAACCTGAAATTTCAAAACCTATAGAACTTACCGTTTCCGAAGGTTTTAAAAATCCAATTGGGTTTTATAATAACAAGCCTACTTTTTCATGGGTATTACCTGTTTCAGAAAATGTAAAAAGTCAATCTGCATATCAAATTGTTGCAGCTAGTACACCTAGTTTATTGCCAGATAACCCAGATATTTGGGATTCAAAAAAACAAGTAAAAAACCAATCTACATGGATTAATTATAAAGGAAAACCTTTGCAATCTAGACAAAAAGTATACTGGCAAGTGCGTTATTGGAATCAAGACAAAACCGCATCTGCATGGAGTGCTATAAATACATTTGAATTAGGTTTACTAAACAATAAAGATTGGAAAGCAAAATGGGCAGGTTTAGATACTGCAAAAGATAGTATTAAAGGCGTTAGAAAATTTTTAATGCATAGACCTCAATATTTAAGAAAAGGTTTTGAAGTATCTAAGGAGGTAGAATCTGCAAGGTTATATATTACCGCAAAAGGAATTTTTGATGTGCATTTAAACGGAAAAAATGTAAGTGATGATGTAATGCCTCCGGGTTGGACACCTTATAACCACCGTATAGAAACACTTACTTACGATGTTACAACGTTATTAGAAACAGGTAAAAATGCCATAGCGGTAGCGTTGGCTTCGGGGTGGCATTCCGGAAGAATTAGTAGAGGTAAAGCACTTTACGAAAACTTTGCATCACCTAAAATATTATGTCAGTTAGAAATAACCTTAAAAGACGGATCTAAACAAATTATTATATCTGATGAAAGTTGGAAAGGAACCACAAATGGTCCTATTCGATTAGCAGGTATCTATGATGGAGAAACTTATGACGCTAATCTTGAAATACCGAATTGGTCCGCTGCAAATTTTAACGATGCTACTTGGCAAAATACAGAAATAGATGCGGTTGTAGATTCTGTTAAACTAGCTCCTAAACGCCATACAACAGTAAAACAAAAATTATTAATTAGTAATGTAGAGGTTGTTTCTGTAAAAGAGAACATAGCAATATTTAACTTAAAGCAAAATATGGTAGGCGTACCAAAGGTAAAAGTGCCTATGAAAAAAGGAGATACCTTAAAAATTCGTTTTTCAGAAATGTTGTTAAGTGATGGCTCGTTTTATACCACCAATTACCGTTCGGCTCAATCTACCGATTATTATATCGCTGCGGCGGATGGAATTATAAACTATACACCAAAATTTACGTTTCACGGATTTCAGTTTGTAGAATTAAGTGGATTTGATAAACAAGCAAAACCAGATTCAACTTGGGTACAAGGATTGGTGCAGCATTCAGATTTTGAAGTAAATGGAACGTTTACATCATCACACGAAAAATTAAATCAATTACAAAGTAACATTACTTGGGGCTTACGCGATAATTTTTTCGATGTTCCTACAGATTGTCCGCAACGAGACGAACGTTTAGGGTGGACAGGCGATGCACAAGTAATCTCTCCAACAGCCATGTTTAATTTTAAGACACATGCTTTTTGGACAGCTTGGTTACAAAGTATGCGAGAAACTCAGTCTGAGCATAAAGACGGTTTAATCCCTTTTATCATACCAGACGTACTACAAAATAACAATGCAAGTTCTGGTTGGGGAGACGCAGGTGTAATTATCCCTTGGGATATTTATAATATTACAGGAGATATAAGTGTGCTTCAAGAAAATTACGAAATGTCTAAAAAGTGGGTTGGTTATTACCAATCTAAGGCTAAAAATTATATTTCTTATGTGCATTCTTTTGCAGATTGGTTACAACCTTATCCAGAAAAAACAGGTAAAATAGGGAATAGAGGCGATACACCAAAAGAGTTTATAAACACAGCTTATTTTGCACACTCTGCTCATTTACTATCTAAAATTGCAAGTGTTTTAGGTAAAACAGAAGACGAAAAAAAATACAAAAATTTATACAAAGAAATAGCCAATGCTTTTGAAAACAAGTTTTTTGATGAAAACGGAATGTTTATAAACACAAAACAAACGCAAACCAGTTATTTATTAGCGATACATTTTAATTTATTAAAACCAGAAACCAAAGTAAAAGCACAAAAGCATTTGCTAGAAGTACTTAAAAAAGCAGATTACCATTTAGGAACAGGTTTTTTAGGTACACCAATATTACCTAAGGTTTTAGATGATATGGGCGAGATAGATTTAATGTATAAAATTTTATTTAAAGAAACCTATCCATCTTGGTTTTATTCTATAAATCAAGGAGCAACCACTATGTGGGAACGTTGGAATAGCTTTAGTAAAGCTGATGGTTTTAACCCACAAAGCATGAATAGTCTTAACCATTATGCGTACGGAGCAGTAGGACAATGGATGTACGAGCGTATTGCAGGTATTGCATCACTAGCACCAGGCTATAAAAAAATTAGAATTGCTCCAATACCTAATAAAAGATTATCTTCTGCATCAGCATCTTTAAACACCTCTTACGGAGAAGTTTCTTCTGCATGGAAAATTGAAAATAAAACGTTTCAATTAGATGTTGTTATTCCACCAAATACAACGGCAGAAGTTCATATTCCTTTAGGAAATCTAGAAGAATTACTTGTAAACGGAAGCGCTATAAAAGAAAATATTAATATAAAATTATTAAATACAGATAAAGAATCTTTAGTAATTTTAGTGAATTCAGGAACTTATAAATTTCAAAATAAATTTTAA